The genomic region GGACGGCCGCCGGCTGTGGATCACCCACGGCGACCAGCACCACGGCTATCTGCGCCTGCTGGACAACAAGCCCCTGCATTGGCTGGTGGACAAGGGCTACGGCCTGCTCACCCTGGCCAGCGCCGCCACCCGCCCCCTTTTCGCCGAGGGTGAGAACCTAAGCCGCCTGCTGCGCGGCCGCATCAAGCGCGTGGGCCACTACTACGAGCGTTTCGCCGAGGACATGGCGCGCCGGGCCGCGGCGGCCGGCTACGACGGCGTGGTGTGCGGGCACAACCACCACCCGGAGCTGCGGGAGGTGGACGGCACGCTCTATCTCAACTGCGGCGATTGGGTGGACAACTGCAGCGCCGCGGCGGAGACGCCGGACGGCCGGCTCATCCTGCTCCGGTCGGAGGCGGTGGAGAGCAGGAGCCTGCCCTTCCTGCCGGAAGCTGTCGGCAGCCGGGCGGCCGACGGGCGGGCGGCCGCCTGATGGCCTTCCCGCCCCGCCGCCTGCGGGCCGCCTTTGGCTACTCCCGCCAGGGCCTGGCCGCCGCCTGGCGCAGCGAGGCCTCCTTCCGCGACGAGGTCTGGCTGAGCGCCATCCTCCTCCCCCTGGCCTGCTGGCTGGGTGAGAATGGCGTCGAACGCGCCTTGCTCGCCGCCAGCTGGCTGCTCGTCCCGCTGGTCGAGCTGCTCAACACGGCGGTGGAGGTCCTGGTGGAGCGGATCGATCCCGCCTTCCACCCGCTTTCCGGCCGCGCCAAGGACCTGGGCAGCGCCGCCGTGCTGCTGGCCATGCTCGTGGCGGCGCTGGTGTGGTGGCTGGTGCTGCTGGGCTGAGACTTGACGACAACTTCCGCCTCGGTCAGTGAAACACAGATCCGCAGAGGCCCCGGAGGTTGGGGCGGGACGCTCATGTGCCGGCGGTGGGGGCAACCTTGCACAGCGTGATGAGTTCGATGTCCACGCCGAAGCGCTCCATCAGCAGGATGTGACTTGCCCGCTGCCTGGGTCGAAGAGTATCCCCCGGCCCCTTGACCTCGGCGAACCAGAAGCGCGGCGTGCCCGGGATGTAGACGAACAAGTCGGGCGGCTGGACTCCGTGCTGGGGGCGGAGGGCCTGCACGAAGGCCGCGCCTTCCGGACCCAGGATCCCGGCCAGGCGCCGGGATTTTCGCTCGTGGCGCTTGTAGCCGTACTTCTCCACCAGGGACAGGGCTCCCTCCCGGTGGGAGAGGTGGATGGCGGCCAGCCATTCGTGGAAATGCTTGTTTGGCTGGGCGTGGGCCAGGCGCAGATCGTCCGCGTCGAAGAGGTCGGGAAAGCTTGCCTGCCATTCCTGGGCCAGGGGATGGGCCAACGGGCGCGCAAGGTGGCACCGTAGTGGGCATTTGTCTCCATGGCCAGGCCATCCTCCCGCACAACAGCGACATTCCAATCAGGGCCGATCAGATGCTGATGAAACTGAAGACGCGGAGCCGATCATCGGCACATGAAATCCGATGAGTACCCGGGCCGCATCTACTTCAGAGGCCCATTGGGCGATTCGGTGAACACCATCCTGTGCCCAGCTCGACACATCTGAGCATTTTACC from bacterium harbors:
- a CDS encoding UDP-2,3-diacylglucosamine diphosphatase; translation: MPDHRAIFLSDLHLGTRACQAEPLLAFLQAHNAERIYLAGDLLDLWRFRSAGLWFPQLHVNIVRTLLGKAKHGTELVYIPGNHDELLRQFLDLQAEPRLGRIRIASEAEHRLLDGRRLWITHGDQHHGYLRLLDNKPLHWLVDKGYGLLTLASAATRPLFAEGENLSRLLRGRIKRVGHYYERFAEDMARRAAAAGYDGVVCGHNHHPELREVDGTLYLNCGDWVDNCSAAAETPDGRLILLRSEAVESRSLPFLPEAVGSRAADGRAAA
- a CDS encoding diacylglycerol kinase; its protein translation is MAFPPRRLRAAFGYSRQGLAAAWRSEASFRDEVWLSAILLPLACWLGENGVERALLAASWLLVPLVELLNTAVEVLVERIDPAFHPLSGRAKDLGSAAVLLAMLVAALVWWLVLLG